The Nostoc sp. 'Lobaria pulmonaria (5183) cyanobiont' genome window below encodes:
- a CDS encoding aryl-sulfate sulfotransferase gives MTFTVTSVDQNTIRRRGTGLKAYNPEKVFKGYTLFTPLTGQGEVYLLNLEGEVVHQWNLPYPPGLYGYLLPNGNLFYNGKTPPEEPLRFALWAAFKSGVVLEADPKGNIIWEYKHPDHHHDGRRLANGNTIILAIEKIPQSLVPRIKGGVPGTEPDGDIYADVLYEVTPAGEIVWTWHAHEHLDPDIFTITPQDHRHEWTHGNTVDELADGNIIVSFRNISTVAIIDRKTGEIIWTLGDDVLAQQHFPNELANGNILIFDNGAHRRNIALNFSRVIEVNRQTKEIVWEYTDNPPQNFFSAYISGAQRLANGNTLITEGAYGRIFEVTVTGEIVWEYINPHFASRNIPGEKSPVTRGEQNTVFRAFRYAPEEVPWL, from the coding sequence ATGACTTTTACAGTAACATCGGTTGACCAAAATACTATTCGTCGTCGGGGTACTGGTTTAAAGGCTTACAATCCCGAAAAAGTATTTAAAGGATACACACTTTTTACACCCCTGACAGGTCAAGGTGAAGTCTACCTTCTGAACTTGGAAGGAGAAGTAGTACACCAATGGAATCTGCCTTATCCACCAGGGTTATACGGTTATCTCTTGCCCAATGGCAACCTTTTTTATAACGGAAAGACTCCACCAGAAGAACCACTACGTTTTGCTTTATGGGCTGCATTCAAAAGTGGCGTTGTTTTAGAAGCAGATCCCAAGGGAAATATTATCTGGGAATATAAGCATCCAGATCATCATCACGATGGACGCAGACTAGCCAATGGCAACACAATTATACTGGCCATTGAAAAGATACCTCAGTCTTTGGTTCCTCGAATCAAAGGTGGCGTACCAGGTACAGAACCAGATGGTGATATCTATGCAGATGTGCTTTATGAGGTGACTCCAGCAGGTGAAATTGTTTGGACTTGGCACGCCCACGAACACCTCGATCCGGATATATTTACGATTACACCCCAGGATCATCGACATGAATGGACTCATGGAAATACTGTAGATGAACTTGCCGACGGCAACATTATAGTCAGCTTTCGTAATATATCTACAGTTGCGATCATCGATCGCAAAACTGGAGAAATCATCTGGACGCTGGGCGATGACGTGCTAGCACAGCAGCACTTCCCAAACGAACTAGCTAACGGTAACATCTTGATTTTCGATAATGGCGCACATCGCCGTAACATTGCTCTCAATTTCTCGCGTGTGATTGAGGTGAACCGTCAAACCAAAGAAATAGTTTGGGAATACACCGACAACCCGCCCCAAAATTTCTTCAGTGCTTATATATCAGGAGCGCAACGTTTAGCCAATGGCAATACCTTGATTACAGAAGGTGCTTATGGTCGAATATTCGAGGTGACAGTTACAGGGGAAATTGTTTGGGAATACATCAATCCCCACTTTGCATCTCGGAATATTCCAGGTGAAAAATCGCCGGTAACTCGTGGAGAGCAAAATACAGTCTTTCGCGCCTTCCGTTATGCACCTGAAGAAGTGCCTTGGCTGTAG
- a CDS encoding NADP(H)-dependent aldo-keto reductase: MKYNQLGKSDLKVSETCLGTMTYGQQNTIEEAHEQLDYSIAQGVNFIDAAEMYPVPTSGETYGLTETYIGKWLKRQQRDQLIIATKIAGPGRGFKWVRGGAKAIDRDNIKQAVDDSLKRLQTDYIDLYQIHWPDRYVPRFGQTVFDPTQVEKTIPIPEQLAVFADVIKAGKIRYIGLSNETPWGVAQFSNAAKQLGLPKVVSIQNAYNLLNRVFDGALAEAVYQEEIGLLAYSPLAFGFLTGKYLNGKPEKARVTLFENFGQRYLKPKVGQAVAAYVEIAKRHQLSPAHLALAFVRSRWFVPSTIIGATTLEQLKENLESVNVVLNKDILEELDIVHAQSPNPAP, from the coding sequence ATGAAGTATAACCAACTTGGCAAGAGTGACTTAAAAGTTTCCGAAACTTGTCTGGGCACCATGACCTATGGACAGCAAAATACCATTGAAGAAGCCCACGAGCAGCTCGATTATTCTATTGCCCAAGGAGTCAACTTTATTGATGCGGCTGAGATGTACCCTGTGCCCACAAGTGGCGAAACTTATGGATTAACTGAAACTTACATTGGGAAATGGTTAAAGCGTCAACAAAGAGATCAACTTATTATAGCTACTAAAATTGCTGGCCCTGGTCGAGGCTTTAAATGGGTACGTGGTGGAGCCAAAGCAATTGACCGTGATAATATCAAACAAGCTGTAGATGATAGTCTAAAAAGATTACAGACAGACTATATTGATTTATATCAAATCCACTGGCCCGACCGCTACGTGCCACGATTTGGGCAAACGGTATTCGATCCAACTCAGGTGGAAAAAACGATTCCCATTCCTGAACAGCTAGCAGTTTTTGCCGATGTAATTAAGGCAGGAAAAATTCGCTATATCGGTTTGAGTAATGAAACACCTTGGGGAGTCGCCCAGTTTAGTAACGCTGCTAAACAGTTGGGATTGCCCAAAGTTGTTTCGATTCAAAATGCTTACAACTTGCTAAATCGAGTCTTTGACGGAGCCTTAGCAGAAGCAGTTTATCAGGAAGAAATTGGGTTACTAGCTTATAGTCCTTTGGCATTTGGCTTCTTGACTGGCAAATACCTAAATGGTAAACCAGAGAAAGCAAGAGTTACTTTGTTTGAAAATTTTGGTCAGCGTTATTTGAAACCAAAAGTAGGTCAAGCAGTAGCAGCTTATGTGGAAATTGCCAAACGCCATCAACTCAGTCCAGCACATCTGGCCTTGGCATTCGTGCGGAGTCGTTGGTTTGTACCTAGCACAATTATTGGTGCTACGACACTGGAACAACTTAAAGAGAATTTAGAAAGTGTAAATGTAGTTCTCAATAAAGACATTTTAGAAGAGTTGGATATAGTTCATGCTCAGTCTCCAAACCCAGCACCATAA
- a CDS encoding Crp/Fnr family transcriptional regulator — protein MSLDKNALEQPANKLLAALPASEYQRLVPHLKLVSLEVQQILYEAGEPITQVYFPDKSMISIVTTMEDGSTAEVGIVSSEGMVGIPVILGSRITTTTSFMQISGAAMQMNADVLRAEFNRGGALQNLLLCYVQAIYSELAQAAACNRLHTLDERLARWLLTVSDRVESEDFALTQEFIAQMLGVRRSGVTVAASTLSQAGMISYKRGHISILNREDLEATSCECYRVIQNEFARLLGMKPNNRAKKIF, from the coding sequence ATGTCATTAGACAAAAATGCCCTTGAGCAACCAGCAAATAAGTTGCTCGCAGCTTTGCCAGCTAGTGAGTATCAGCGTCTTGTCCCCCATCTAAAGTTAGTTTCGCTCGAAGTTCAGCAAATCCTTTACGAAGCAGGCGAACCAATCACACAAGTATATTTTCCTGATAAGTCAATGATTTCTATAGTTACCACTATGGAAGATGGCTCAACGGCGGAAGTTGGGATAGTCAGCAGTGAAGGCATGGTGGGTATCCCGGTAATTTTAGGAAGCAGGATCACAACCACAACATCATTTATGCAGATTTCGGGCGCTGCTATGCAGATGAATGCAGATGTACTTAGAGCCGAGTTCAATCGGGGGGGAGCGCTTCAAAACCTGCTGCTGTGCTACGTACAAGCTATATACTCGGAACTGGCGCAAGCAGCCGCCTGCAACCGTCTGCATACACTGGATGAACGGCTGGCTCGCTGGTTACTGACAGTCTCTGATCGTGTGGAATCAGAAGATTTTGCCCTCACGCAAGAATTTATCGCCCAGATGCTAGGTGTACGTCGTTCTGGCGTGACAGTAGCGGCTAGCACCCTCAGCCAAGCCGGAATGATCAGTTACAAACGTGGTCATATTAGCATCCTGAACAGAGAAGATTTGGAAGCAACTTCCTGCGAGTGTTATCGAGTCATACAAAACGAATTTGCTCGGTTATTGGGCATGAAGCCCAATAACCGAGCCAAAAAAATTTTTTGA
- a CDS encoding Crp/Fnr family transcriptional regulator — translation MNEKTFKPQVNRLLAALPTSDYQRLVPHLKLVSLSTRQVIYESGEPIAHVYFPQHGVVSLVANMKNGSMMEVGIVSSEGMVGIPIILGGNTTTTKAFVQVSGAAMRMDTDVLKTELNQGGAIQNLLLRYVQAVYTELAQGCACNRFHTIEERLARWLLTVSDRLQSEDFPLTQEFIAQMLGVRRSGVTVAANTLSQTRMIRYQRGHISILKREDLSATSCECYRVIQNEFTRLLGN, via the coding sequence GTGAACGAAAAGACTTTTAAGCCGCAAGTAAATAGGTTACTCGCGGCTTTGCCAACTAGTGATTATCAGCGTCTTGTTCCGCACCTGAAGTTAGTTTCGCTTTCGACTCGGCAAGTTATTTATGAATCAGGAGAACCGATCGCACACGTCTATTTTCCCCAACACGGAGTAGTTTCTTTAGTCGCTAATATGAAAAATGGCTCGATGATGGAAGTTGGGATAGTGAGCAGTGAAGGTATGGTGGGTATCCCAATAATTTTAGGAGGCAACACAACAACCACAAAAGCCTTTGTGCAGGTTTCAGGTGCTGCTATGCGGATGGATACAGATGTACTTAAAACCGAGTTAAATCAGGGTGGAGCTATTCAAAACCTGCTGCTGCGCTATGTACAAGCTGTATACACTGAATTGGCACAAGGATGTGCCTGCAACCGTTTTCATACCATAGAGGAGCGGCTGGCTCGTTGGCTACTAACAGTCTCTGACCGCTTGCAATCAGAGGATTTTCCGCTCACGCAAGAATTTATCGCCCAGATGCTAGGTGTACGCCGCTCTGGTGTGACAGTAGCGGCTAATACCTTGAGCCAAACTAGAATGATTCGCTACCAGCGTGGTCATATTAGCATCCTGAAGCGAGAGGATTTGTCAGCAACTTCCTGCGAGTGTTATCGGGTCATTCAAAACGAATTTACTCGGTTGCTGGGCAATTAG
- a CDS encoding response regulator, with protein sequence MSNQSMSFQGLRLLVVDDDTDTRILLTFLFELEGAEVIAAASADKALKIMSSFKPDILISDICLPDEDGCSLLLKVKNLEAKRGRKIPAIALTASTFEGDRERALLAGYDIYQCKPIDLDELTSIVATLTRTEQYV encoded by the coding sequence ATGTCTAATCAATCGATGTCTTTTCAAGGTCTGCGATTACTCGTTGTTGATGACGATACTGATACGAGAATATTACTTACCTTCCTCTTTGAATTAGAGGGAGCAGAGGTGATTGCAGCTGCTTCAGCAGACAAGGCTCTAAAAATAATGTCATCTTTTAAACCAGATATCCTAATTAGTGACATTTGCTTACCCGATGAAGATGGCTGCTCACTGCTCTTGAAAGTCAAAAATTTGGAAGCAAAGCGAGGTAGAAAGATTCCAGCGATTGCTCTGACGGCATCTACTTTTGAGGGCGATCGTGAACGTGCATTATTAGCAGGTTATGATATATATCAATGCAAGCCCATAGACTTAGACGAGTTAACTTCTATCGTTGCTACTTTAACTAGAACCGAACAATACGTTTGA
- a CDS encoding peptidoglycan-binding protein has product MEYLAYSHMFIAQEEASGNTKYHLPQPQFNWKKLLKSSAWLALAGVGVLFAAVTQIQMSSAAYVKTNGSCLRVRSGPSTNYSYVDCVPNGATLPTIERYENGFARLSTGRYIFARWIGDRPNNRPVTRPGGVGGSVILTPGSKGLLVRDVQTALGNLRVDGIYGQETVSRVRSFQQSKGLLVDGVVGPETRSALGI; this is encoded by the coding sequence ATGGAATATCTTGCATATTCTCACATGTTTATTGCTCAAGAAGAGGCATCTGGAAACACTAAGTATCATCTTCCCCAACCTCAATTCAATTGGAAAAAACTGCTTAAATCTTCGGCTTGGTTAGCCTTAGCTGGTGTCGGTGTCTTATTTGCTGCTGTAACCCAAATTCAAATGAGTTCGGCTGCTTATGTAAAGACTAACGGTAGTTGTTTACGTGTCCGTTCAGGTCCAAGCACCAACTACTCGTATGTAGACTGCGTACCCAATGGCGCAACACTTCCAACAATTGAACGATATGAAAACGGTTTTGCCAGACTTTCTACGGGTAGATACATTTTTGCCCGATGGATTGGTGATAGACCTAACAATCGTCCTGTGACTAGACCCGGTGGTGTTGGCGGTTCAGTGATTCTTACCCCTGGTTCTAAAGGTCTGCTTGTCAGAGACGTTCAAACAGCTTTAGGCAATCTCAGGGTTGATGGAATTTACGGTCAAGAAACTGTTAGCCGAGTCCGCAGTTTTCAGCAAAGTAAAGGTTTACTTGTAGATGGTGTTGTGGGCCCCGAAACTCGATCTGCTCTGGGTATTTAG
- the wecB gene encoding non-hydrolyzing UDP-N-acetylglucosamine 2-epimerase, translating to MTNQKRVCIILGTRPEAIKLAPVIQVFQKSSELQLQVILTGQHREMVEQVMQLFNIKSDYNLEIMQVQQSLNDITCRSLQGLEALFKVKKPDLVIVQGDTTTAFAAALAAFYQKIPIGHVEAGLRTDDIFNPYPEEANRRLISQITQLHFAPTPWAVENLHRSGVLGEIHMTGNTVIDALLNVAATQVVCNVPGLDWESYRVLLATVHRRENWGEPLLAIAQSFLQILDKFPDTALLLPLHRNPTVRVPLQELLGNHPRIFLTDPLDYGELVGAIGRSHLLLTDSGGLQEEAPSLGKPVLVLRDTTERPEAVVAGTAKLVGTTTENIFAAAAELLSYSDAYEAMANAINPFGDGHAAERILQIVENYLGISSETST from the coding sequence ATGACTAATCAAAAACGCGTTTGCATTATCTTAGGTACTCGCCCGGAAGCGATTAAACTCGCTCCAGTTATTCAAGTTTTCCAGAAGTCTTCGGAATTGCAGTTGCAAGTAATTCTAACTGGACAGCACCGGGAGATGGTTGAGCAAGTTATGCAACTGTTTAATATCAAGTCGGATTATAACTTGGAAATTATGCAGGTTCAGCAATCTCTAAATGATATTACTTGTCGTAGTTTACAAGGGTTAGAAGCATTATTTAAGGTAAAAAAGCCAGATTTAGTAATTGTGCAGGGAGACACTACCACTGCATTTGCCGCAGCATTGGCAGCTTTTTATCAAAAAATTCCTATTGGTCATGTAGAAGCAGGGTTAAGAACTGATGATATCTTCAATCCTTATCCAGAAGAAGCTAATCGCCGATTGATTTCTCAAATTACTCAGTTGCACTTTGCGCCGACTCCTTGGGCTGTGGAAAATTTGCATCGCTCTGGTGTTTTGGGTGAAATTCACATGACGGGTAACACGGTAATTGATGCATTATTGAATGTCGCTGCAACCCAAGTAGTTTGTAATGTCCCAGGCTTAGACTGGGAATCATATCGGGTTTTGTTAGCAACAGTTCATCGTCGGGAAAATTGGGGAGAACCTCTGTTAGCGATCGCTCAAAGCTTTTTACAAATTTTAGACAAGTTTCCCGATACAGCTTTACTGCTACCATTGCACCGCAATCCGACAGTGCGAGTCCCGTTGCAGGAACTTTTAGGGAATCATCCCCGAATTTTCTTGACAGATCCTCTAGATTATGGCGAATTGGTGGGAGCAATTGGGCGATCGCATCTTTTGCTCACTGACTCTGGTGGCTTACAAGAAGAAGCCCCCAGCTTGGGAAAACCAGTACTAGTTTTGAGAGACACCACCGAAAGACCAGAGGCTGTTGTCGCTGGTACAGCCAAACTTGTTGGCACTACGACTGAGAACATTTTTGCAGCCGCTGCTGAGTTACTCAGTTACTCAGATGCTTATGAAGCGATGGCAAATGCAATCAATCCTTTTGGGGATGGTCATGCAGCAGAGCGCATTTTGCAGATTGTAGAAAATTACTTGGGTATTTCATCAGAAACATCAACTTAG
- a CDS encoding type IV pilus twitching motility protein PilT: MTESQSPLNSNSAAGRNLPPMPPPPPPIPTFITQRQMTQTLDMSIDRGTNLPVAGHRPGSPPPIPNSVRPQNSSPEITLEKLIREAYDQGYSDLHLGVGEPPRFRSRGEIQSGDYPETDKETFMNWLREVMSEGEIQRFEESLEFDGATQYEFARVRINVFGSLKGPAMVLRLIPLKILTMEQLRLPPIFRDICHHHKGLILVTGPTGSGKSTTMAAMIDYINKEMAKHIITIEDPIEFVHQSRKSLVKQREVGMHTRKFDNALKAALREDPDLILVGEMRDKETVNTALKAAQTGHLVMGTLHTNSAVKTIERILNLYSGDEQDAMRVAISESLVAVIAQGLCRTTDGKRAAFHDVLINTEAIKEWIKDGKYDEIGELMKQAGFDGMITMNQSLLNLYQDGRITEETALEMSPTPNEMAQFLRGRV; the protein is encoded by the coding sequence ATGACAGAATCACAGTCTCCATTAAATTCTAACTCTGCTGCCGGACGTAATCTACCACCAATGCCGCCGCCACCACCGCCAATCCCAACCTTTATTACACAGCGGCAGATGACACAAACACTCGATATGTCAATCGATAGAGGCACTAATTTGCCTGTTGCAGGTCATCGTCCGGGTAGTCCACCGCCAATACCTAATTCAGTTCGCCCTCAAAACAGCAGTCCAGAAATCACTTTAGAGAAGTTAATCAGAGAAGCTTACGATCAGGGATATTCTGACTTGCACTTGGGTGTGGGTGAACCACCCCGCTTCCGCAGCCGAGGAGAAATTCAATCAGGAGATTATCCAGAAACAGATAAAGAAACTTTTATGAATTGGTTGCGGGAGGTGATGAGTGAGGGAGAAATTCAGCGCTTTGAAGAATCCTTAGAATTTGACGGAGCAACTCAATACGAATTTGCTCGCGTGCGGATTAATGTTTTTGGCTCCCTCAAAGGCCCTGCAATGGTGTTGCGGTTGATTCCGCTAAAAATCTTAACTATGGAACAGTTGAGATTACCTCCAATTTTTCGGGATATTTGTCATCACCATAAAGGTTTAATTTTGGTGACGGGGCCCACTGGTTCTGGTAAGTCCACCACAATGGCAGCGATGATTGACTACATCAATAAGGAGATGGCCAAACATATCATCACCATTGAAGACCCGATAGAATTTGTCCATCAAAGCCGCAAGTCTTTAGTCAAACAGCGGGAAGTGGGAATGCATACCCGGAAATTTGACAACGCTTTGAAAGCAGCTTTGCGGGAAGACCCAGATTTGATTCTGGTGGGGGAAATGCGGGACAAGGAAACAGTTAACACCGCCCTAAAAGCCGCTCAGACCGGTCACTTAGTCATGGGAACCTTACACACCAATAGCGCTGTCAAAACCATTGAGCGGATTCTCAACCTCTATTCTGGTGATGAACAGGATGCAATGCGGGTGGCGATTTCTGAGTCTTTAGTGGCAGTAATTGCTCAAGGTTTGTGTCGCACAACTGACGGTAAGCGGGCTGCTTTCCACGATGTGCTGATCAATACTGAGGCGATTAAGGAATGGATCAAAGACGGAAAGTATGATGAAATTGGCGAGCTGATGAAACAAGCTGGCTTTGACGGCATGATTACGATGAATCAGTCATTGCTGAATCTCTATCAAGACGGACGAATCACTGAAGAAACTGCTTTGGAAATGTCACCAACTCCTAACGAAATGGCACAGTTTCTCCGAGGTCGAGTTTAA
- a CDS encoding circadian clock KaiB family protein, producing MNNLTTNKLSTPQLFKGIALFTPGGDLIYCIDPSKQGRWHLHLCSALQEILDLPEPPHFLVPCYTATIDNWLDPRTQQVRTFAEAYPAVIRHQALLNAIFGTEELVWQAAPWQEGLCDRMVLTTYHSSFGQLWEDHDLIVRLDLSEPVPKYHQPVIVQKKEAITQGYVLRLFVAGHSSSTERILQNLHELLERSLGHPYTLKVIDVLSHPEQAELNQVSATPTLVKVWPHPIRRIVGELDHVEKILQMLAAKEKF from the coding sequence GTGAATAACTTGACGACAAATAAACTATCTACACCCCAGCTGTTTAAAGGCATTGCGCTATTTACACCTGGAGGAGATTTAATTTACTGCATCGACCCTAGTAAGCAAGGTCGATGGCATTTGCATTTGTGTTCGGCTTTGCAAGAAATTCTAGATTTACCAGAGCCACCACACTTTTTAGTACCTTGTTATACTGCAACTATTGACAATTGGTTAGATCCGCGCACTCAACAAGTGCGAACTTTTGCTGAAGCTTATCCGGCTGTAATTAGACATCAAGCTTTGCTTAATGCCATTTTTGGCACAGAGGAATTAGTATGGCAAGCAGCTCCTTGGCAAGAGGGATTGTGCGATCGCATGGTGTTAACAACCTATCATTCTTCATTTGGGCAGCTTTGGGAGGATCATGATTTAATTGTCCGTTTAGACCTTTCTGAACCTGTGCCAAAATATCACCAACCAGTAATAGTACAAAAAAAAGAAGCCATCACCCAAGGCTATGTTCTCCGCTTGTTTGTTGCAGGACATAGCAGTTCTACTGAACGCATTTTGCAAAATTTACACGAATTGTTAGAGCGATCGCTCGGACACCCTTATACTTTGAAGGTGATTGATGTTTTAAGTCATCCAGAACAAGCAGAACTAAATCAGGTTTCTGCAACCCCTACCCTTGTCAAGGTTTGGCCTCACCCAATTCGGCGAATCGTCGGAGAGTTGGATCATGTAGAAAAGATTTTACAGATGTTAGCTGCTAAGGAAAAATTTTAA
- the lipA gene encoding lipoyl synthase, with product MTVKPDWLRVKAPGRERIGNVKEILRDLALNTVCEEASCPNIGECFNAGTATFLIMGPACTRACPYCDIDFEKKPKPLDPTEPTRLAQAVRRMNLNHVVITSVNRDDLLDGGASQFMACIDAVNSVSPNTTIEVLIPDLCGNWNALESILQAAPEVLNHNTETVPRLYRRVRPQGNYDRTLELLQRTRKLSPSTYTKSGIMVGLGETDAEIRQVMQDLRTVDCDILTIGQYLQPSQKHLQVNEFVNPEQFANWKAFGEEIGFLQVVSSPLTRSSYHAEQVRELMERYPRFKS from the coding sequence GTGACTGTAAAACCAGACTGGTTGCGGGTGAAAGCACCTGGGCGTGAGCGCATCGGTAACGTTAAAGAAATTTTGCGGGATTTAGCCCTCAATACAGTTTGCGAGGAAGCGTCCTGTCCGAATATTGGTGAATGCTTCAACGCTGGAACTGCCACTTTTTTGATTATGGGCCCGGCTTGTACACGCGCTTGTCCCTACTGCGATATTGATTTTGAGAAAAAACCCAAACCACTAGACCCCACGGAACCTACACGACTGGCCCAAGCTGTTCGCCGCATGAACCTTAATCATGTAGTCATCACTTCTGTAAACCGAGATGACTTGCTTGATGGTGGTGCATCTCAGTTTATGGCGTGTATTGATGCAGTTAACTCTGTTTCACCCAACACCACAATTGAGGTGCTAATTCCTGACTTATGCGGTAATTGGAATGCTCTAGAGTCGATTCTACAAGCTGCGCCAGAGGTATTAAACCACAATACCGAAACTGTTCCACGTCTATATCGCCGGGTGCGTCCCCAAGGAAACTACGATCGCACATTAGAATTATTGCAGCGCACTCGCAAACTTTCTCCTAGCACATACACTAAATCCGGGATCATGGTTGGACTCGGTGAAACTGATGCCGAAATTCGCCAAGTCATGCAAGACTTACGAACCGTGGATTGCGACATTTTGACCATTGGGCAATATCTCCAACCCAGTCAAAAACACTTGCAGGTAAACGAATTTGTCAATCCAGAACAATTTGCTAATTGGAAGGCATTCGGCGAAGAAATTGGATTTTTACAAGTTGTTTCTTCACCATTGACAAGAAGCTCATATCATGCAGAACAAGTCAGGGAATTGATGGAACGTTATCCCCGGTTTAAAAGTTAG
- a CDS encoding NAD(P)H-dependent glycerol-3-phosphate dehydrogenase produces the protein MYSNSKLSVAILGAGAWGASLANLAIANGHLVRVWSRQGSQIQTVLKDVQIVLSAISMIGVRDVASQVESFPLSPETIFVTATKGLDPQTTCTPSQIWQTIFPNHAVVVLSGPNLSKEIQMELPAATVVASNIPTAAEVVQLVFSSQRFRVYTNPDPLGVELGGTLKNVIAIAAGVCDGLQLGTNAKAALVTRGLTEMVRIGNNWGAKTETFYGLSGLGDLLATCNSPLSRNYQVGYQLAGGKSLTETLANLQGTAEGVNTCRVLMQRAKQQNIAVPITEQVYRLLQGEITPGQALDELMLRDIKPEYNY, from the coding sequence ATGTACTCCAACTCAAAATTATCGGTTGCAATTCTTGGTGCAGGTGCTTGGGGTGCATCTCTGGCAAATCTCGCCATAGCAAATGGTCATCTGGTGCGCGTGTGGTCGCGTCAAGGTTCCCAAATCCAAACAGTTTTAAAAGATGTCCAAATAGTCCTGTCCGCTATCTCAATGATTGGTGTGAGAGATGTTGCTTCCCAAGTTGAGTCTTTCCCCCTTTCTCCAGAAACAATTTTTGTGACAGCGACAAAAGGCTTAGATCCCCAAACTACCTGCACGCCTTCACAAATTTGGCAAACAATATTCCCTAATCATGCAGTGGTTGTTTTGTCTGGGCCTAATTTATCAAAAGAAATTCAAATGGAATTACCAGCAGCCACGGTGGTAGCCAGTAATATTCCTACGGCTGCGGAAGTAGTGCAGTTAGTATTTTCTTCTCAGCGTTTCCGGGTATATACCAATCCCGACCCCTTGGGGGTAGAACTGGGGGGAACACTGAAAAATGTGATTGCGATCGCAGCGGGTGTGTGCGATGGTTTACAACTGGGAACCAATGCCAAAGCTGCTTTAGTCACCCGTGGACTTACAGAAATGGTTCGCATTGGCAACAACTGGGGCGCCAAGACGGAAACATTTTATGGTTTATCAGGTCTAGGAGATTTGTTAGCAACGTGCAACAGTCCCTTAAGTCGCAATTACCAAGTCGGCTACCAGCTAGCTGGTGGTAAGTCACTTACAGAAACTCTCGCAAATTTACAAGGAACTGCTGAAGGAGTGAATACTTGCCGAGTTTTGATGCAACGAGCCAAGCAACAAAACATCGCAGTCCCAATTACTGAGCAAGTTTATCGGTTACTTCAAGGCGAAATCACACCCGGACAAGCACTTGATGAACTGATGTTGCGAGATATCAAGCCAGAGTACAACTACTAG